The following proteins come from a genomic window of Myxococcales bacterium:
- a CDS encoding protein kinase: MSDEWDTVPGGPFPRGTAFGSYVVEELIGEGGMAAVYRARHAKLGRDVALKVMHSSLAASDGHVRRFMQEARSAASLKHPNIADVTDVGELDGRPYIVMEYLEGESVAALLARRGRLTPLEIADLVLPLVSALGAAHNAGLIHRDIKPENVFLAREARGAERPVLLDFGISKQLTSSESRLTQVGQFVGTPYYMSPEQIQMNVQIDGRADGYALGVMLYELATGVLPYRSDQSLYVLLAEIVLGRAEPPSLHEPTLPPQFERVVLRAMSCDREKRFATVEELGSALLPFASPQVQAVWADDFEDKPLLADRPMSVPPARMPSWRAPAAELTRPALPTSVVLSAPDLRVIPDLDGCPQAELDTFLLAVGAFRYPAGAVLFEQGAEADGCFVVLEGEVEIVRESHSRRDVLAVIGPGEFVGQVALVEDALRSASVIARSDSLALCIGRDVFHRLLASGCGIAAQLQRMLAVSGIRQLRTATRRLSRLLEERAIQRDDTDQTPRLERLRAAISEWSVAIDTLPPRPDH, translated from the coding sequence AAGCTCGGTCGGGACGTCGCGCTCAAGGTCATGCACTCGTCGCTCGCGGCGAGCGACGGGCACGTGCGCCGCTTCATGCAGGAGGCGCGCTCCGCCGCGTCGCTCAAGCACCCGAACATCGCGGACGTCACGGACGTAGGCGAGCTCGACGGTCGCCCCTACATCGTCATGGAATACCTCGAGGGTGAGTCGGTCGCGGCGCTGCTCGCCCGACGCGGACGCCTCACGCCCCTCGAGATCGCCGACCTCGTGTTGCCGCTCGTCTCCGCGCTCGGAGCCGCCCACAACGCGGGCCTCATCCACCGCGACATCAAGCCCGAGAACGTCTTCCTCGCGCGCGAAGCTCGCGGCGCCGAGCGCCCGGTGCTGCTCGACTTCGGGATCTCGAAGCAGCTCACGTCATCGGAGAGCCGGCTGACCCAGGTCGGGCAGTTCGTCGGAACTCCGTATTACATGTCGCCCGAGCAGATCCAGATGAACGTCCAGATCGACGGGCGTGCGGACGGCTACGCGCTCGGGGTGATGCTCTACGAGCTAGCGACCGGCGTGCTGCCGTACCGCTCCGACCAGTCGCTGTACGTGCTGCTCGCCGAGATCGTGCTTGGCCGGGCGGAGCCGCCGTCGCTCCACGAGCCGACGCTCCCGCCCCAGTTCGAACGCGTCGTGCTTCGCGCGATGTCGTGCGATCGAGAGAAGCGCTTCGCGACGGTCGAGGAGCTAGGGAGCGCGTTGCTGCCGTTCGCGAGCCCCCAGGTCCAAGCGGTGTGGGCGGACGACTTCGAGGACAAGCCCCTACTAGCGGACCGCCCGATGTCTGTGCCGCCGGCGAGGATGCCCTCGTGGCGAGCACCGGCCGCCGAGCTCACGCGGCCTGCGCTCCCCACCTCGGTGGTCCTCTCGGCCCCCGACCTGCGCGTAATCCCCGACCTCGACGGGTGCCCCCAGGCCGAGCTCGACACCTTCCTGCTGGCGGTGGGGGCGTTTCGCTACCCCGCGGGCGCCGTCCTCTTCGAGCAGGGCGCGGAGGCGGACGGCTGCTTCGTCGTGCTCGAGGGTGAGGTCGAGATCGTGAGGGAGTCTCACTCGCGACGGGACGTGCTGGCCGTCATCGGCCCGGGCGAGTTCGTCGGCCAGGTCGCGCTCGTGGAGGATGCCCTGCGTTCGGCGTCGGTCATCGCCCGGAGCGACTCGCTCGCGCTCTGCATCGGTCGAGACGTGTTTCACCGCCTGCTCGCGTCGGGCTGCGGGATCGCCGCCCAGCTCCAGCGCATGCTCGCGGTGTCCGGGATCCGCCAGCTCCGCACGGCGACGCGGCGGCTCTCGAGGCTCCTCGAGGAGCGCGCGATCCAGCGCGACGACACGGATCAGACCCCGCGGCTCGAGCGTCTCCGCGCCGCGATCTCCGAGTGGTCCGTGGCGATCGACACGCTCCCGCCTCGCCCCGACCACTGA
- a CDS encoding Uma2 family endonuclease, with protein MTIEPLRRDDAARPDVKYVRPIRPLHFPVSDPEWEMGQSHRHLRLCEVLYQVLSEVLPRGQAALGADQFVYFDPRDPHRKCAPDAFVKVGVPAESIASWKTWEKGAPDLCVEVLSPADTEEKLALGEKLQRFEAMGVREVVTFNVDAPEGSRIRAWESVRGDLVERVVEGESTFSVVLGKWFVVAPYLAEGRHELQRLEAALRLAHDAEGKALVPTPDEREAARADAEAARADMAAEARAAEAARADTQAKGRAAEAARADAEAEARAAEAARADAAEAELAKLRGQRG; from the coding sequence ATGACGATCGAACCTCTGCGTCGTGACGACGCCGCCCGGCCGGACGTCAAGTACGTCCGCCCGATCCGGCCGCTGCACTTCCCCGTCAGCGATCCGGAGTGGGAGATGGGCCAGAGTCATCGACACCTGCGGCTGTGCGAGGTGCTGTATCAGGTCCTCAGCGAGGTGCTGCCTCGAGGGCAGGCCGCGCTCGGCGCCGACCAGTTCGTGTATTTCGATCCGCGCGATCCGCACCGGAAGTGCGCACCCGACGCGTTCGTGAAGGTGGGAGTCCCCGCGGAATCGATCGCCTCTTGGAAGACGTGGGAGAAGGGAGCGCCGGACCTGTGCGTGGAGGTCTTGAGTCCGGCGGATACGGAAGAGAAGCTCGCCCTCGGCGAGAAGCTCCAACGTTTCGAGGCCATGGGAGTGCGCGAGGTGGTGACGTTCAACGTCGACGCGCCCGAGGGCTCGCGGATCCGCGCGTGGGAGTCGGTGCGGGGGGACCTGGTGGAGCGGGTGGTGGAGGGCGAGAGCACCTTCAGCGTGGTGCTGGGCAAGTGGTTCGTGGTCGCGCCGTACTTGGCGGAGGGGCGGCACGAGCTCCAGCGGCTCGAGGCCGCGTTGCGGCTCGCGCACGACGCGGAGGGAAAGGCCCTCGTCCCCACTCCGGACGAGCGTGAGGCGGCCCGGGCGGACGCGGAGGCCGCTCGCGCGGACATGGCGGCCGAGGCCCGCGCCGCGGAGGCCGCTCGGGCTGATACACAGGCCAAGGGGCGCGCCGCGGAGGCCGCTCGCGCGGACGCAGAGGCCGAGGCCCGCGCCGCAGAGGCCGCTCGCGCGGACGCCGCGGAGGCGGAGCTCGCGAAGCTTCGCGGGCAGCGGGGCTGA
- a CDS encoding SDR family NAD(P)-dependent oxidoreductase, translated as MLTLITGAGGALGSAVARLLVGRGQRVALVERRPSLATLGAELGAAAVSAYVSDSSSAEFARALAECEAAAGEPVSCAALVAGGWAGGVLVHEGAHELADMLDLNTLSVHAALAGLLPGMVARGAGAVVIVGSRNVERPWSGKGSAAYTASKAAAVAFAHAAAAEVLSSGVRVNSVLISTMDTEANREGMPDADPTRWVSTESAAGVVAFLLSEEARDISGASVPVYGRA; from the coding sequence ATGTTGACCCTCATTACCGGGGCGGGGGGCGCGCTCGGCTCGGCCGTCGCTCGCTTGCTCGTCGGTCGTGGCCAGAGGGTCGCGTTGGTGGAGCGTCGGCCGTCGCTCGCCACCCTCGGCGCCGAGCTCGGCGCCGCGGCTGTGAGCGCCTACGTGTCGGACTCCTCGTCCGCGGAGTTCGCCCGCGCGCTCGCCGAGTGTGAGGCGGCGGCCGGCGAGCCCGTGTCGTGCGCGGCGCTGGTCGCGGGCGGGTGGGCCGGCGGCGTGCTCGTGCACGAGGGCGCACACGAGCTCGCCGACATGCTCGATCTCAACACCCTGAGCGTGCACGCCGCGCTGGCCGGCCTGCTGCCGGGCATGGTGGCGCGGGGAGCCGGCGCCGTCGTCATCGTAGGATCCCGCAACGTGGAGCGCCCGTGGTCCGGAAAGGGCTCGGCAGCCTACACGGCGAGCAAGGCCGCCGCGGTCGCCTTCGCGCACGCCGCCGCGGCGGAGGTGCTCTCGTCGGGAGTGCGGGTCAACTCGGTGCTCATCAGCACGATGGACACGGAGGCGAACCGCGAGGGCATGCCCGACGCCGATCCCACTCGCTGGGTGTCGACCGAGTCGGCCGCCGGCGTGGTCGCGTTTCTCCTCTCCGAGGAGGCCCGCGACATCTCCGGGGCGAGCGTGCCCGTGTACGGCCGCGCGTAG
- the glnE gene encoding bifunctional [glutamate--ammonia ligase]-adenylyl-L-tyrosine phosphorylase/[glutamate--ammonia-ligase] adenylyltransferase → MNLPRSHYDLVGPPSPLEEATHAVRAMLAGRGLAADEDTCALGGLLCTAYPAARHAIEAHPDDLVYVARSGLSLRRDAATLGRLAREACPDLDDEDAVRRGLRVFARREKLRVAARELFPTLGDVDVAARELSDLADVCVALAVDEAVRWGTRRFGEPRGAHGEPCGFTVLGMGKLGGQELNAGSDVDLLPFYETDEGELTRDGAPTDVTLHEFFTRVTQRFTATLDDATEDGVVWRVDLRLRPEGSRGPLVNSLGAAERYYESWGRTWERAALLRAREVGRSGAPGFGARLLAALSPFVWRRVVNPAIAAEMAQLVVRARSELSADPERDLKHGVGGIREAEFFVQSLQLIWGGREPQLRASSTLKALVRLRSRGLVTEREARDVRDAYLTLRRVEHRVQNATGLQTHELPRGRMLEVIARSLGFEDAARFEADLAATRARVARRLASVVIADEGASSDELERLYAALDSGDEERVREVLPSGFGLAPDLPRHLLTLARRRDDPLGAATRDGFPVVARETVRALSEAGDPEQAARLLCAFFSRLRTPGVYVRALAADVPVLSRLVGLFGASAFLGGFLTGHPELVDRLLFVKGVPTPETARAEVRDELASLTVEELQDDPTDASVGALRRAKSRVTMEVGLAELSGELSSRDAQRVLTAVAEETLESAVRLALGERGLVGGLVVVGMGKLGGREIGYGSDLDVFFVYESIRDDEDAAERYVRAAQRVLRLVSMPQGDGPGYELDTRLRPSGNHGLLVVSLEAFRRYHAERAGRDPEAAGWERQALLRARPVAGDAALGEAVMAIATQAAYERGAPEPARTQHLRMRMERELGRERRDEGGPQRIDLKFGYGGLVDVEFAVQYLQMTHGRDPSVRTPETEHALDALSAAGHLDPHTAAVLREGYRSMRGLEQALRVSTGTAATVLEEGQPTLPLLARRLGMRDGPTGTASQALFAHVRALNKDVRAAYLDVLARCVLPASPSSPRSS, encoded by the coding sequence ATGAACCTGCCACGGTCGCACTACGACCTCGTCGGTCCGCCATCGCCGCTCGAGGAGGCGACCCACGCGGTGCGCGCCATGCTCGCCGGGCGGGGGCTCGCCGCTGACGAGGACACCTGCGCGCTCGGTGGCCTGCTGTGCACCGCGTACCCCGCCGCGCGTCACGCCATCGAGGCCCACCCGGACGATCTCGTGTACGTCGCGCGCTCGGGGCTCAGTCTTCGCCGCGACGCCGCGACGCTCGGCCGGCTCGCCCGAGAGGCGTGCCCCGACCTCGACGACGAGGACGCCGTGCGCCGCGGCCTCCGCGTGTTCGCTCGCCGCGAGAAGCTGCGCGTCGCCGCGCGCGAGCTCTTCCCCACGCTCGGGGACGTGGACGTCGCCGCGCGCGAGCTCTCCGACCTCGCCGACGTGTGCGTCGCGCTCGCGGTGGACGAGGCGGTGCGCTGGGGCACCCGTCGCTTCGGGGAGCCGCGCGGCGCGCACGGAGAGCCGTGCGGCTTCACCGTGCTCGGCATGGGCAAGCTCGGCGGCCAGGAGTTGAACGCGGGCAGCGACGTGGATCTCCTCCCGTTCTACGAGACCGACGAGGGCGAGCTCACCCGGGATGGAGCCCCCACCGACGTGACGCTCCACGAGTTCTTCACGCGCGTGACCCAGCGGTTCACCGCGACCCTGGACGACGCGACCGAGGACGGCGTGGTCTGGCGGGTCGACCTGCGTCTCCGGCCGGAGGGCTCGCGCGGGCCGCTCGTCAACTCTCTCGGCGCGGCCGAGCGGTACTACGAGAGCTGGGGCCGCACGTGGGAGCGCGCCGCGCTCCTTCGAGCGCGCGAGGTCGGCCGCTCCGGGGCGCCCGGCTTCGGAGCGCGGTTGCTCGCCGCGCTCTCGCCGTTCGTGTGGCGCCGCGTCGTCAACCCCGCCATCGCCGCGGAGATGGCGCAGCTCGTGGTGCGTGCGCGGTCGGAGCTGTCGGCGGACCCGGAGCGCGACCTGAAGCACGGCGTCGGGGGCATCCGCGAGGCCGAGTTCTTCGTGCAGTCGCTCCAGCTGATTTGGGGCGGGCGCGAGCCGCAGCTCCGCGCGTCGTCGACGTTGAAGGCCCTCGTGCGCCTACGTTCTCGCGGCCTCGTGACCGAGCGAGAGGCGCGCGACGTACGCGACGCGTACCTCACGCTCCGCCGCGTCGAGCACCGCGTCCAGAACGCGACCGGGCTTCAGACCCACGAGCTCCCGCGCGGCCGAATGCTCGAGGTCATCGCCCGCAGCCTCGGCTTCGAGGACGCCGCGCGCTTCGAGGCCGATCTCGCCGCGACGCGCGCCCGCGTCGCGCGCCGCCTCGCCTCCGTGGTGATCGCCGACGAGGGCGCGAGCTCCGACGAGCTCGAGCGGCTCTACGCAGCGCTCGACTCGGGCGACGAGGAGCGCGTCCGCGAGGTGCTCCCGTCGGGCTTCGGGCTCGCCCCCGACCTGCCACGCCACCTCCTCACGCTCGCGCGGCGCCGCGACGATCCGCTGGGCGCCGCCACGCGCGACGGCTTCCCCGTGGTCGCGCGCGAGACCGTGCGCGCGCTGTCGGAGGCCGGCGATCCCGAGCAGGCCGCGCGCCTCTTGTGCGCGTTCTTCTCCCGCCTCCGTACGCCGGGCGTGTACGTTCGCGCGCTCGCCGCCGACGTGCCTGTGCTCTCCCGGCTCGTGGGCCTCTTCGGGGCGAGCGCGTTCCTCGGCGGCTTCCTCACAGGGCACCCGGAGCTCGTCGATCGCCTCCTGTTCGTGAAGGGGGTGCCCACGCCGGAGACCGCGCGCGCCGAGGTGCGCGACGAGCTCGCGAGCCTCACCGTCGAGGAGCTGCAAGACGACCCTACGGACGCGAGCGTGGGCGCGCTGCGCCGCGCGAAGAGCCGCGTGACGATGGAGGTCGGGCTCGCCGAGCTCTCGGGTGAGCTCAGCTCGCGCGACGCCCAGCGAGTGCTCACGGCGGTGGCCGAGGAGACCCTCGAGAGCGCGGTGCGGCTCGCGCTCGGTGAGCGCGGCCTCGTCGGGGGACTCGTGGTCGTGGGCATGGGCAAGCTCGGCGGCCGCGAGATCGGCTACGGCTCGGACCTCGACGTCTTCTTCGTGTACGAGTCGATCCGTGACGACGAGGACGCCGCCGAACGCTACGTGCGGGCCGCGCAGCGCGTGCTCCGCCTCGTCAGCATGCCCCAGGGCGACGGGCCGGGCTACGAGCTCGACACGCGCCTCCGCCCGTCGGGGAACCATGGTCTGCTCGTCGTCTCTCTCGAGGCGTTTCGCCGCTACCACGCCGAACGCGCCGGGCGAGATCCCGAGGCCGCGGGGTGGGAGCGACAGGCCCTGCTGCGCGCCCGCCCGGTCGCTGGCGACGCCGCCCTGGGCGAGGCCGTGATGGCGATCGCGACCCAGGCGGCCTACGAGCGTGGCGCGCCCGAGCCCGCGCGTACCCAACATCTCCGCATGCGGATGGAGCGCGAGCTAGGGCGCGAGCGCCGAGACGAGGGTGGGCCACAACGCATCGACCTCAAGTTCGGCTACGGGGGCCTCGTCGACGTGGAGTTCGCCGTGCAATACCTACAGATGACGCACGGTCGAGATCCCTCGGTCCGGACCCCCGAGACGGAGCACGCCCTCGACGCGCTCTCGGCCGCCGGTCACCTCGATCCCCACACGGCCGCGGTGCTGCGCGAGGGCTACCGGAGCATGCGGGGACTCGAGCAGGCGCTGCGGGTGTCCACGGGGACCGCAGCGACCGTGCTCGAGGAGGGCCAGCCGACGCTCCCGCTCCTCGCGCGGCGGCTCGGGATGCGTGACGGTCCTACGGGGACGGCGTCGCAGGCCCTCTTCGCCCACGTGCGCGCGCTCAACAAAGACGTCCGCGCGGCGTACCTCGACGTGCTCGCGCGGTGCGTGCTGCCCGCGAGCCCCTCGTCGCCGAGGTCGTCGTGA
- a CDS encoding radical SAM protein → MRYEGRLYRPPSEADSLIVQATIGCSWNHCTYCDMYSDKAYRVRDASEVREDLERAAAAFGDDVEKLFVADGDALAMPMESWRSLLTTARAELPRLRRVSCYAMARNVLAKTEEELAELRALGLRVLYIGPESGDDPTLKRIAKGDDHEAHVEAAARARRAGLALSVIVLLGVAMERSDEHARETARLVTRMDPEFVAALTVTVVPGTPLATLAKRGRFVVPEVPALLGELRTFLEHTRPTHAVFRTNHASNYLPLGGELPRDRDRILAVIDAALAGRVPLRPERHRGL, encoded by the coding sequence ATGCGCTACGAAGGTCGCCTGTACCGTCCGCCGTCGGAGGCGGACTCGCTCATCGTGCAGGCCACGATCGGGTGCTCGTGGAACCACTGCACGTACTGCGACATGTACAGCGACAAGGCCTACCGTGTGCGCGACGCGTCGGAGGTGCGTGAAGACCTCGAGCGCGCCGCGGCCGCGTTCGGGGATGACGTCGAGAAGCTGTTCGTCGCCGACGGCGACGCGCTCGCGATGCCCATGGAGAGCTGGCGCTCGCTCCTGACGACCGCGCGCGCGGAGCTGCCGCGTCTGCGCCGCGTCTCGTGCTACGCGATGGCGCGCAACGTGCTCGCGAAGACCGAGGAGGAGCTGGCCGAGCTCCGGGCCCTCGGACTCCGTGTACTCTACATCGGCCCTGAGTCGGGGGACGACCCCACGCTGAAGCGGATCGCGAAGGGGGACGACCACGAGGCGCACGTCGAGGCAGCCGCGCGCGCGCGGCGCGCCGGGCTCGCGCTCAGCGTCATCGTGTTGCTCGGCGTGGCCATGGAGCGCTCGGACGAGCACGCCCGGGAGACGGCGCGACTCGTCACGCGCATGGATCCCGAGTTCGTGGCCGCGCTCACGGTCACCGTCGTGCCCGGCACGCCGCTCGCGACCCTGGCGAAGCGCGGGCGCTTCGTCGTGCCCGAGGTGCCCGCGCTCCTCGGCGAGCTGCGGACGTTCCTCGAGCACACGCGCCCCACCCACGCCGTGTTTCGCACGAACCACGCGTCGAACTATCTGCCGCTGGGGGGTGAGCTCCCGCGCGACCGCGATCGCATCCTGGCCGTCATCGACGCGGCGCTCGCCGGTCGCGTGCCGCTGCGCCCAGAGCGTCACCGGGGGCTGTGA
- the msrB gene encoding peptide-methionine (R)-S-oxide reductase MsrB, giving the protein MTQKLILSDAEWRARLSPEAYEVLRRHGTERPGSGCFLGTHEPGTYVCAGCGTPLFASGEKFESGTGWPSFTRPVAAENLTTIEDRAYGMVRTEVRCAGCDGHLGHVFPDGPPPAGQRYCMNSVAMRHVPAGEPRDP; this is encoded by the coding sequence ATGACGCAGAAGCTCATTCTCTCGGACGCGGAGTGGCGCGCGAGGCTCTCACCGGAGGCCTACGAGGTCCTCCGCCGCCACGGCACCGAGCGGCCGGGCAGCGGCTGCTTCCTCGGCACGCACGAGCCGGGCACGTACGTGTGCGCCGGCTGCGGGACGCCGCTGTTCGCCTCGGGGGAGAAGTTCGAGTCGGGCACCGGCTGGCCCTCGTTCACGAGGCCGGTCGCGGCCGAGAACCTCACCACCATCGAAGATCGCGCCTACGGCATGGTGCGCACGGAGGTGCGCTGCGCGGGGTGCGATGGGCACCTCGGCCACGTGTTCCCCGACGGCCCTCCGCCCGCCGGGCAGCGCTACTGCATGAACTCGGTCGCCATGCGGCACGTCCCCGCCGGCGAGCCCCGCGACCCCTGA
- a CDS encoding carbon-nitrogen hydrolase family protein, with product MRYERAMRVSVVQLSSQARVDDNLARVAHWVGRAAAEGAELVALPENFAFLGGGDAQDDARKQAVAESLAHDEPGPIVSALRELARSHGVAIVGGGMPERSPDATRPYNTSVCFDREGKLVARYRKVHLFDVCLADGTELRESRATLAGAEPCVAPLLGQVLGMTVCYDLRFPELYRRLVDLGSTLVTVPAAFTLTTGKDHWHVLLRARAIENQVFVLAPAQHGAHGGGRRTYGKSLIVDPWGDVLAQAGEGEGVATATLDFEYLERVRASLPCLEHRRL from the coding sequence ATGCGCTATGAGCGAGCGATGCGCGTCTCCGTCGTTCAGCTCTCGAGCCAAGCCCGCGTCGACGACAACCTCGCTCGCGTCGCGCATTGGGTCGGGCGCGCCGCGGCCGAGGGCGCCGAGCTCGTCGCCCTGCCGGAGAACTTCGCGTTCCTCGGCGGCGGTGACGCGCAAGACGACGCGAGGAAGCAGGCCGTGGCGGAGTCGCTCGCGCACGACGAGCCAGGGCCGATCGTCTCGGCGCTCCGCGAGCTCGCGCGCTCCCACGGCGTGGCGATCGTCGGCGGCGGCATGCCCGAGCGGAGCCCCGACGCGACGAGGCCCTACAACACCTCGGTGTGCTTCGATCGCGAGGGCAAGCTCGTCGCCCGCTACCGGAAGGTGCACCTCTTCGACGTGTGCCTCGCGGACGGCACGGAGCTGCGCGAGAGCCGCGCAACGCTCGCGGGCGCGGAGCCGTGTGTCGCGCCGCTGCTCGGCCAGGTGCTCGGCATGACGGTGTGCTACGATCTCCGTTTTCCGGAGCTGTATCGCAGGCTTGTCGACCTTGGCTCCACCCTCGTGACCGTGCCCGCGGCGTTCACCCTCACGACGGGCAAGGACCACTGGCACGTGCTGCTCCGCGCTCGCGCGATCGAGAACCAGGTGTTCGTGCTCGCGCCGGCGCAGCATGGGGCGCACGGCGGAGGGCGCCGCACCTACGGCAAGAGCCTCATCGTCGACCCGTGGGGCGACGTGCTCGCGCAGGCGGGCGAGGGTGAGGGCGTCGCGACCGCCACCCTCGACTTCGAGTACCTCGAGAGGGTCCGCGCGTCGCTCCCTTGCCTCGAGCACCGGCGCCTCTGA
- a CDS encoding MFS transporter encodes MTAAGRNPWLVAIVATLAMSVSYLDRQTLAAIAPTIRAELHISHERFGWLGSAFALAYLVCAPLSGVVVDRFGPRRTLALAVLAWSLVSAAHAAAFSFGALLVLRLLLGAFEAPSFPSTARTIQTTLPARRRSAAMGLLFTGSSFGAMVAAPLAARVAHDHGFRFAFIATAALGLLWLPFWLAFAPDDGATASASPKRADASDTGDMRWLRALAALAGRPAVLRQAVVIVGSAPALLVVLGWYPQMLVEAAGVRREDVGHTLWLPPLVFDVAAVGFGAAASALDPPSQTSSPSHGAHPSHRGLMALAALLTATLALVPWVEGAWPRVALGSLAMAGGGGMYVLGTADMLRRISPGEAAAASGLSAAAQSLVHIAANPVYGAWLDRTHRWGPVLAVGALALPAALIWAATGPRAAPTARALSAHTP; translated from the coding sequence ATGACCGCGGCGGGGCGAAACCCGTGGCTGGTCGCGATCGTGGCGACCCTGGCGATGAGCGTGAGCTACCTCGATCGCCAGACGCTGGCGGCGATCGCGCCTACGATCCGCGCCGAGCTTCACATCTCCCACGAGCGCTTCGGGTGGCTCGGGTCCGCCTTCGCGCTCGCCTACCTCGTGTGCGCGCCGCTCTCAGGGGTCGTCGTCGACCGCTTCGGCCCGCGACGCACGCTGGCGCTCGCGGTGCTCGCGTGGTCGCTCGTGTCCGCGGCGCACGCCGCGGCATTCTCGTTCGGCGCGCTGCTCGTGCTGCGCCTGCTCCTCGGCGCGTTCGAGGCCCCGTCGTTCCCGTCGACCGCGCGGACCATCCAGACCACGCTCCCGGCGCGGCGACGCTCCGCCGCCATGGGCCTGCTGTTCACGGGCAGCTCGTTCGGCGCGATGGTGGCTGCGCCGCTCGCCGCGAGGGTCGCGCACGACCACGGCTTCCGCTTCGCGTTCATCGCGACCGCCGCGCTCGGGCTCCTCTGGCTCCCCTTCTGGCTCGCGTTCGCGCCCGACGACGGCGCCACCGCGAGCGCCAGCCCGAAGCGCGCCGACGCGAGCGACACCGGCGACATGCGATGGCTCCGCGCCCTCGCCGCGCTCGCTGGCCGGCCCGCGGTGCTCCGACAGGCCGTCGTGATCGTGGGCTCGGCGCCGGCCCTCCTGGTGGTGCTCGGCTGGTACCCGCAGATGCTGGTCGAGGCGGCGGGCGTCCGGCGCGAGGACGTGGGCCACACCTTGTGGCTGCCTCCGCTCGTGTTCGACGTGGCGGCGGTTGGCTTCGGCGCCGCGGCCAGCGCGCTCGATCCCCCTTCGCAGACCTCGTCCCCTTCGCACGGCGCCCACCCGTCCCATCGCGGCCTCATGGCGCTCGCCGCGTTGCTCACGGCGACGCTCGCGCTCGTCCCCTGGGTCGAGGGCGCCTGGCCTCGCGTCGCGCTCGGTAGCCTCGCCATGGCGGGAGGTGGGGGAATGTACGTCTTGGGCACCGCCGACATGCTCCGGCGGATCTCTCCAGGCGAGGCCGCAGCGGCGAGCGGCCTCTCGGCGGCCGCGCAGTCGCTCGTGCACATCGCGGCGAACCCGGTCTATGGCGCGTGGCTCGACCGCACGCACCGCTGGGGCCCCGTGCTCGCGGTCGGGGCGCTCGCGCTCCCTGCGGCGCTGATCTGGGCGGCCACCGGCCCTCGCGCGGCGCCGACCGCGCGAGCGCTCAGCGCCCACACCCCGTAG
- a CDS encoding matrixin family metalloprotease, giving the protein MPPLDLPPPVVLVAPAPSPHSASTRGATPPQRAFTRGAPPGLLPTFPHTITLALPFGAFSREVALAEGEVAARAWSELPRTAVRLRVVGVDGASVTSGDGSSTVRFHTEEWPSELVPRALAQTVLVVDGSGRITDADIHVNGRDYVYAVDGLEAPGAVDLRAVLVHELGHLLGLGHSADPLATMAPSVSGTRARTPERDDELGVATLYPAPSGAARCPDIPCPPGFACLAGACERRGTPKVTCAPCARAAGACDGAGAESRCVDVDDGAARVCAPRCDPAHPCGPGFVCEATTSAGDEQCVATDGCRGLGVACSSDADCGAFVCRSGRCVGAGDPPASGADAGAARPDAGAGPAEVPPPRGCVSAGAGQTAAAQTGATAFALALACLLGALVRRRT; this is encoded by the coding sequence TTGCCGCCCCTCGATCTGCCGCCCCCTGTCGTGCTCGTCGCGCCTGCGCCCTCGCCGCACAGCGCGTCGACGCGCGGCGCGACCCCGCCGCAGCGAGCCTTCACGCGCGGCGCGCCGCCCGGTCTGCTCCCCACCTTCCCGCACACGATCACGCTGGCGCTGCCGTTCGGCGCCTTCTCGCGGGAGGTCGCCCTGGCGGAGGGCGAGGTCGCGGCGCGGGCGTGGTCGGAGCTGCCGCGCACGGCGGTCCGCCTCCGAGTGGTCGGCGTCGACGGCGCGAGCGTGACCTCGGGCGACGGCTCCTCGACCGTCCGCTTCCACACAGAGGAGTGGCCTAGCGAGCTCGTGCCTCGAGCGCTCGCCCAGACGGTGCTCGTGGTGGACGGATCGGGCCGCATCACCGACGCCGACATCCACGTGAACGGGCGCGACTACGTGTACGCGGTGGACGGGCTCGAGGCTCCCGGCGCCGTCGATCTTCGCGCGGTGCTCGTCCATGAGCTGGGCCACCTGCTGGGTCTCGGTCACTCCGCCGACCCGCTGGCGACGATGGCGCCCTCGGTGTCCGGCACGCGCGCGCGCACCCCGGAGCGCGACGACGAGCTCGGCGTGGCGACGCTGTACCCTGCCCCCTCTGGGGCCGCGCGATGCCCGGACATTCCCTGTCCACCCGGCTTCGCGTGCCTCGCGGGTGCCTGCGAGCGGCGGGGCACACCCAAGGTCACGTGCGCGCCATGCGCGCGCGCCGCGGGAGCGTGCGACGGCGCGGGCGCCGAGAGCCGCTGCGTCGACGTCGACGACGGCGCCGCGCGCGTCTGCGCGCCGCGGTGCGACCCGGCTCACCCCTGCGGCCCGGGCTTCGTCTGCGAGGCGACGACGAGCGCCGGCGACGAGCAGTGCGTCGCGACCGACGGCTGCCGCGGGTTGGGCGTGGCGTGCTCGAGTGACGCCGACTGCGGCGCGTTCGTCTGCCGCAGCGGTCGGTGTGTGGGCGCGGGCGACCCGCCGGCGAGCGGCGCCGACGCGGGGGCGGCGAGGCCCGACGCGGGAGCCGGCCCCGCCGAGGTCCCGCCGCCGCGCGGCTGCGTCAGCGCGGGCGCGGGGCAGACGGCCGCGGCGCAGACGGGCGCGACGGCCTTCGCGCTCGCGCTCGCCTGCCTCCTTGGGGCGCTCGTCCGGCGGAGGACGTAG